Proteins encoded by one window of Arabidopsis thaliana chromosome 2, partial sequence:
- the ETFQO gene encoding electron-transfer flavoprotein:ubiquinone oxidoreductase (electron-transfer flavoprotein:ubiquinone oxidoreductase (ETFQO); FUNCTIONS IN: electron carrier activity, catalytic activity, electron-transferring-flavoprotein dehydrogenase activity; INVOLVED IN: response to absence of light, leucine catabolic process; LOCATED IN: mitochondrial envelope, mitochondrion; EXPRESSED IN: 22 plant structures; EXPRESSED DURING: 13 growth stages; CONTAINS InterPro DOMAIN/s: Electron transfer flavoprotein-ubiquinone oxidoreductase (InterPro:IPR007859); Has 5881 Blast hits to 5877 proteins in 1100 species: Archae - 188; Bacteria - 2470; Metazoa - 147; Fungi - 158; Plants - 31; Viruses - 0; Other Eukaryotes - 2887 (source: NCBI BLink).), giving the protein MHRFLVKLSSSSSPFSNQLRSLKNQRLILPLLPSSKPFTSSSVSPPPSPLNASNRFGYPYSADLFRNLSPLNPNSRILGVNGITSSRCISSEAVRESIEYDVLIVGAGPAGLSAAIRLKQLSQEKNIDLSVCVVEKGAEVGGHIISGNVFEPLALDELLPHWRQEHAPIEIPASSDKFWFLTKDRAFSLPSPFDNKGNYVISLSQLVRWLGGKAEELGTEIYPGFSASEVLFDASDKVVGIATKDMGISKDGSKKENFQPGVDIKGRVTLFAEGCRGSLSERIIKKYKLREEVNAQHQTYALGIKEVWEIDESKHNPGEVIHTLGWPLDPKTYGGSFLYHMNDRQVALGLVVALNYHNPFLNPYEEFQKLKHHPAIKGILEGGTVLQYGARTLNEGGFQSIPYPVFPGGAIIGCSAGFLNVPKIKGTHTAMKSGMLAAEAAFGALHEGLNMNTYWDNLRDSWVWKELYAARNYRPAFEYGLLPGLAISAMEHYVLKGKVPFTLKHGKADHEATDLARKWTPIVYPKPDGVLSFDVPTSLYRSNTNHDHDQPSHLRLRDPKIPEKVNFPEYAAPESRYCPARVYEYIEDEEGKPKLQINAQNCLHCKACDIKDPKQNIEWTVPEGGGGPAYSLM; this is encoded by the exons ATGCATAGATTCCTTGTAAagctatcttcttcttcttcaccattctCTAATCAATTGAGAAGCTTGAAGAACCAGCGTCTGATTCTCCCTCTATTACCTTCTTCAAAACCTTTTACCTCCTCCTCTGTGTCACCACCTCCAAGTCCCTTGAACGCTTCTAATCGATTTGGGTATCCTTATTCCGCCGATTTGTTTCGAAATTTGTCACCTTTAAACCCAAATTCGAGGATTTTAGGAGTCAATGGGATTACTAGTAGTAGATGTATCAGCAGTGAAGCGGTCAGAGAATCGATTGAGTACGATGTTCTGATTGTCGGAGCTGGACCGGCCGGTTTATCTGCTGCTATACGATTGAAACAACTGTCTCAGGAGAAGAACATTGATCTATCTGTTTGTGTCGTTGAGAAAGGAGCAGAAGTTG GAGGACACATTATATCTGGAAATGTTTTTGAACCCCTGGCACTTGATGAGCTTCTTCCACATTGGAGACAAGAACAt GCACCCATTGAGATCCCTGCTTCTTCTGATAAATTCTGGTTTTTGACGAAAGATCGTGCATTTTCACTTCCTTCTCCGTTTGATAACAAGGGAAACTACGTTATTAG TTTGAGCCAACTGGTGCGTTGGCTAGGAGGAAAAGCTGAGGAGCTTGGAACAGAGATATATCCTGGCTTTTCTGCTAGTGAG GTGTTATTTGATGCAAGTGATAAAGTTGTTGGGATTGCAACCAAAGATATGGGAATATCCAAAGATGGTTCCAAGAAAGAGAATTTCCAGCCAGGTGTTGACATAAAAG GGCGAGTTACACTGTTTGCAGAGGGATGTAGAGGATCATTGTCAGAG AGAATAATCAAAAAGTATAAATTAAGAGAAGAGGTTAATGCACAACATCAAACATATGCTTTGGGAATCAAGGAG GTCTGGGAGATAGATGAAAGCAAACATAACCCTGGAGAAGTTATTCACACATTGGGTTGGCCCTTGGATCCCAAGACATATGGAGGTTCTTTCTTGTACCACATGAACGATAGACAG GTTGCACTTGGCTTGGTTGTTGCCTTGAACTACCACAACCCTTTCTTGAATCCGTATGAGGAATTTCAG AAACTCAAACACCATCCTGCTATTAAAGGCATCTTGGAAGGTGGTACCGTGCTTCAGTATGGAGCTCGTACTTTAAATGAAGGTGGTTTTCAG TCCATTCCCTATCCAGTTTTTCCTGGAGGAGCAATAATTGGATGTTCAGCTGGTTTTCTCAATGTACCCAAGATTAAGGGAACACACACTGCAATGAAATCAG GAATGTTAGCAGCAGAGGCTGCATTTGGTGCACTTCATGAAGGCTTAAACATGAACACGTACTGGGACAACTTGAGGGATTCATGGGTGTGGAAGGAGCTCTACGCAGCTCGAAACTATCGTCCT GCATTCGAGTATGGGCTACTTCCTGGCTTGGCCATTAGTGCTATGGAACA CTATGTACTGAAAGGAAAAGTCCCTTTCACGCTCAAGCATGGGAAAGCAGACCACGAAGCAACAGAT CTTGCTCGGAAATGGACACCGATTGTGTATCCAAAGCCGGATGGTGTTTTGTCGTTTGATGTGCCAACTTCTTTATACAG GAGTAATACCaatcatgatcatgatcaacCATCTCATTTGCGCTTGAGGGATCCTAAGATTCCAGAAAAGGTAAACTTTCCAGAGTATGCTGCGCCAGAGTCACGTTACTGCCCAGCCCGTGTTTACGA atATATCGAAGACGAAGAGGGTAAGCCAAAACTGCAGATCAACGCTCAAAACTGTTTGCACTGCAAG gCATGTGACATCAAAGATCCAAAGCAGAACATAGAGTGGACAGTGCCTGAAGGTGGTGGAGGCCCTGCCTATTCCCTCATGTAG
- a CDS encoding RNA-binding (RRM/RBD/RNP motifs) family protein — MSGGGNNVVNKVFYATSYHPIQAGSIDGTDVAPHDNGVRRALLCYNAGLYDPSGDSKAVGDPYCTLFVGRLSHHTTEDTLREVMSKYGRIKNLRLVRHIVTGASRGYGFVEYETEKEMLRAYEDAHHSLIDGREIIVDYNRQQLMPGWIPRRLGGGLGGRKESGQLRFGGRDRPFRAPLSHHLQGEKEVCRIERKNIIGKRVL, encoded by the exons ATGAGCGGCGGAGGAAACAACGTCGTGAACAAAGTGTTCTACGCGACGTCGTATCATCCGATTCAAGCCGGAAGTATCGACGGAACTGATGTTGCTCCACATGATAACGGCGTCCGTCGAGCTCTTCTCTGTTATAACGCTGGCTTAT ATGATCCTTCTGGTGATTCGAAGGCTGTTGGAGATCCTTACTGTACTCTCTTCGTGGGTCGTCTCTCTCATCACACTACGGAGGATACACTTCGAGAG GTGATGAGTAAGTATGGCAGGATTAAGAACTTGCGCTTGGTAAGACACATTG TGACGGGAGCTTCACGAGGATATGGTTTTGTGGAGTATGAGACTGAAAAGGAGATGCTTCGTGCTTATGAG GATGCTCATCATTCACTAATAGATGGGCGAGAGATTATTGTTGATTATAATAGACAGCAATTGATGCCTGGATGGATACCAAGAAGACTAG GAGGTGGCCTTGGTGGTAGGAAAGAATCCGGACAACTTCGCTTTGGAGGACGAGATAGACCATTCCGTGCTCCCTT ATCCCATCACCTCCAAGGAGAAAAGGAAGTGTGTCGGATAGAGAGGAAGAATATTATCGGGAAAAGAGTTCTGTAG
- a CDS encoding uncharacterized protein (unknown protein; Has 7 Blast hits to 7 proteins in 3 species: Archae - 0; Bacteria - 0; Metazoa - 0; Fungi - 0; Plants - 7; Viruses - 0; Other Eukaryotes - 0 (source: NCBI BLink).) → MMPEQTYMYAYVTLPHHDQRERYTQKCYRDGRRIVLASYDLMGSERFSFKEKLRKSMKGMNESAERWVSEVRQGTTKRRFAIRVLRTKLGFYSCFIRSVGCFTSCVGHKDNFMK, encoded by the coding sequence ATGATGCCGGAACAAACGTACATGTACGCCTATGTAACGCTGCCGCACCATGACCAGAGAGAACGCTACACTCAGAAATGTTATCGGGACGGAAGACGGATTGTGTTGGCAAGCTACGACTTGATGGGATCAGAGAGATTCAGTTTCAAAGAGAAGCTTCGGAAGTCAATGAAAGGAATGAACGAGTCGGCCGAACGATGGGTTTCGGAAGTGCGTCAAGGTACGACCAAGAGACGATTTGCGATTAGAGTCTTAAGGACAAAACTTGGCTTCTATTCTTGCTTCATTCGTAGTGTTGGATGTTTTACTTCTTGTGTGGGGCACAAAGATAATTTCATGAAGTAA
- a CDS encoding RNA-binding (RRM/RBD/RNP motifs) family protein (RNA-binding (RRM/RBD/RNP motifs) family protein; FUNCTIONS IN: RNA binding, nucleotide binding, nucleic acid binding; INVOLVED IN: biological_process unknown; LOCATED IN: nucleus; CONTAINS InterPro DOMAIN/s: RNA recognition motif, RNP-1 (InterPro:IPR000504), Nucleotide-binding, alpha-beta plait (InterPro:IPR012677); BEST Arabidopsis thaliana protein match is: U1 small nuclear ribonucleoprotein-70K (TAIR:AT3G50670.1); Has 272 Blast hits to 272 proteins in 16 species: Archae - 0; Bacteria - 0; Metazoa - 2; Fungi - 0; Plants - 270; Viruses - 0; Other Eukaryotes - 0 (source: NCBI BLink).), protein MSGGGNNVVNKVFYATSYHPIQAGSIDGTDVAPHDNGVRRALLCYNAGLYDPSGDSKAVGDPYCTLFVGRLSHHTTEDTLREVMSKYGRIKNLRLVRHIVTGASRGYGFVEYETEKEMLRAYEDAHHSLIDGREIIVDYNRQQLMPGWIPRRLGGGLGGRKESGQLRFGGRDRPFRAPLRPIPHEDLKKLGIQLPPEGRYMSRTQIPSPPRRKGSVSDREEEYYREKSSVEREEEFKERSSLRSYHSHRSSAHTHSSHRRRSKDREECSREESRSDRKERARGMEDRYGDNKGEVSGSKRSKRSEEDRSRKRHKHLPSHHHRRSYSQDHHSSD, encoded by the exons ATGAGCGGCGGAGGAAACAACGTCGTGAACAAAGTGTTCTACGCGACGTCGTATCATCCGATTCAAGCCGGAAGTATCGACGGAACTGATGTTGCTCCACATGATAACGGCGTCCGTCGAGCTCTTCTCTGTTATAACGCTGGCTTAT ATGATCCTTCTGGTGATTCGAAGGCTGTTGGAGATCCTTACTGTACTCTCTTCGTGGGTCGTCTCTCTCATCACACTACGGAGGATACACTTCGAGAG GTGATGAGTAAGTATGGCAGGATTAAGAACTTGCGCTTGGTAAGACACATTG TGACGGGAGCTTCACGAGGATATGGTTTTGTGGAGTATGAGACTGAAAAGGAGATGCTTCGTGCTTATGAG GATGCTCATCATTCACTAATAGATGGGCGAGAGATTATTGTTGATTATAATAGACAGCAATTGATGCCTGGATGGATACCAAGAAGACTAG GAGGTGGCCTTGGTGGTAGGAAAGAATCCGGACAACTTCGCTTTGGAGGACGAGATAGACCATTCCGTGCTCCCTT ACGACCAATCCCTCATGAAGATTTGAAAAAGCTCGGTATTCAGCTTCCGCCTGAGGGAAGATATATGTCGCGCACACAG ATCCCATCACCTCCAAGGAGAAAAGGAAGTGTGTCGGATAGAGAGGAAGAATATTATCGGGAAAAGAGTTCTGTAGAACGGGAAGAAGAGTTTAAAGAGCGAAGCAGCCTTAGGTCATATCACAGTCACAGGTCGAGCGCACACACACACAGTTCTCATAGAAGACGCAGCAAAGACAGAGAGGAGTGTTCCAGGGAAGAGTCCCGTTCTGATAGAAAAGAGAGAGCACGAGGTATGGAAGATCGATATGGTGACAACAAGGGTGAAGTTTCTGGCAGCAAAAGATCAAAACGTTCTGAAGAAGACCGATCTCGCAAACGTCATAAACACTTGCCTTCCCATCATCATAGGAGGTCCTATAGTCAAGATCATCATTCTTCCGACTAA
- a CDS encoding uncharacterized protein (unknown protein; LOCATED IN: endomembrane system; Has 30201 Blast hits to 17322 proteins in 780 species: Archae - 12; Bacteria - 1396; Metazoa - 17338; Fungi - 3422; Plants - 5037; Viruses - 0; Other Eukaryotes - 2996 (source: NCBI BLink).) yields the protein MTFEKKIVIVSMAIFLMIVATTATEVDGRIHVRRSLADFGGGCCNVFIHTCCFPKH from the coding sequence atgacgtttgaaaagaaaattgtgaTTGTGTCAATGGCCATATTTTTAATGATAGTAGCAACAACCGCTACCGAAGTTGATGGTCGAATTCATGTCCGACGGAGCTTAGCTGATTTTGGTGGAGGTTGTTGCAACGTTTTTATTCACACTTGTTGTTTTCCTAAACATTGA
- the ETFQO gene encoding electron-transfer flavoprotein:ubiquinone oxidoreductase, which yields MHRFLVKLSSSSSPFSNQLRSLKNQRLILPLLPSSKPFTSSSVSPPPSPLNASNRFGYPYSADLFRNLSPLNPNSRILGVNGITSSRCISSEAVRESIEYDVLIVGAGPAGLSAAIRLKQLSQEKNIDLSVCVVEKGAEVGGHIISGNVFEPLALDELLPHWRQEHAPIEIPASSDKFWFLTKDRAFSLPSPFDNKGNYVISLSQLVRWLGGKAEELGTEIYPGFSASEVLFDASDKVVGIATKDMGISKDGSKKENFQPGVDIKGRVTLFAEGCRGSLSERIIKKYKLREEVNAQHQTYALGIKEVWEIDESKHNPGEVIHTLGWPLDPKTYGGSFLYHMNDRQVALGLVVALNYHNPFLNPYEEFQKLKHHPAIKGILEGGTVLQYGARTLNEGGFQSIPYPVFPGGAIIGCSAGFLNVPKIKGTHTAMKSGMLAAEAAFGALHEGLNMNTYWDNLRDSWVWKELYAARNYRPAFEYGLLPGLAISAMEHYVLKGKVPFTLKHGKADHEATDLARKWTPIVYPKPDGVLSFDVPTSLYRSNTNHDHDQPSHLRLRDPKIPEKVNFPEYAAPESRYCPARVYE from the exons ATGCATAGATTCCTTGTAAagctatcttcttcttcttcaccattctCTAATCAATTGAGAAGCTTGAAGAACCAGCGTCTGATTCTCCCTCTATTACCTTCTTCAAAACCTTTTACCTCCTCCTCTGTGTCACCACCTCCAAGTCCCTTGAACGCTTCTAATCGATTTGGGTATCCTTATTCCGCCGATTTGTTTCGAAATTTGTCACCTTTAAACCCAAATTCGAGGATTTTAGGAGTCAATGGGATTACTAGTAGTAGATGTATCAGCAGTGAAGCGGTCAGAGAATCGATTGAGTACGATGTTCTGATTGTCGGAGCTGGACCGGCCGGTTTATCTGCTGCTATACGATTGAAACAACTGTCTCAGGAGAAGAACATTGATCTATCTGTTTGTGTCGTTGAGAAAGGAGCAGAAGTTG GAGGACACATTATATCTGGAAATGTTTTTGAACCCCTGGCACTTGATGAGCTTCTTCCACATTGGAGACAAGAACAt GCACCCATTGAGATCCCTGCTTCTTCTGATAAATTCTGGTTTTTGACGAAAGATCGTGCATTTTCACTTCCTTCTCCGTTTGATAACAAGGGAAACTACGTTATTAG TTTGAGCCAACTGGTGCGTTGGCTAGGAGGAAAAGCTGAGGAGCTTGGAACAGAGATATATCCTGGCTTTTCTGCTAGTGAG GTGTTATTTGATGCAAGTGATAAAGTTGTTGGGATTGCAACCAAAGATATGGGAATATCCAAAGATGGTTCCAAGAAAGAGAATTTCCAGCCAGGTGTTGACATAAAAG GGCGAGTTACACTGTTTGCAGAGGGATGTAGAGGATCATTGTCAGAG AGAATAATCAAAAAGTATAAATTAAGAGAAGAGGTTAATGCACAACATCAAACATATGCTTTGGGAATCAAGGAG GTCTGGGAGATAGATGAAAGCAAACATAACCCTGGAGAAGTTATTCACACATTGGGTTGGCCCTTGGATCCCAAGACATATGGAGGTTCTTTCTTGTACCACATGAACGATAGACAG GTTGCACTTGGCTTGGTTGTTGCCTTGAACTACCACAACCCTTTCTTGAATCCGTATGAGGAATTTCAG AAACTCAAACACCATCCTGCTATTAAAGGCATCTTGGAAGGTGGTACCGTGCTTCAGTATGGAGCTCGTACTTTAAATGAAGGTGGTTTTCAG TCCATTCCCTATCCAGTTTTTCCTGGAGGAGCAATAATTGGATGTTCAGCTGGTTTTCTCAATGTACCCAAGATTAAGGGAACACACACTGCAATGAAATCAG GAATGTTAGCAGCAGAGGCTGCATTTGGTGCACTTCATGAAGGCTTAAACATGAACACGTACTGGGACAACTTGAGGGATTCATGGGTGTGGAAGGAGCTCTACGCAGCTCGAAACTATCGTCCT GCATTCGAGTATGGGCTACTTCCTGGCTTGGCCATTAGTGCTATGGAACA CTATGTACTGAAAGGAAAAGTCCCTTTCACGCTCAAGCATGGGAAAGCAGACCACGAAGCAACAGAT CTTGCTCGGAAATGGACACCGATTGTGTATCCAAAGCCGGATGGTGTTTTGTCGTTTGATGTGCCAACTTCTTTATACAG GAGTAATACCaatcatgatcatgatcaacCATCTCATTTGCGCTTGAGGGATCCTAAGATTCCAGAAAAGGTAAACTTTCCAGAGTATGCTGCGCCAGAGTCACGTTACTGCCCAGCCCGTGTTTACGAGTAA